From Deltaproteobacteria bacterium, the proteins below share one genomic window:
- a CDS encoding family 10 glycosylhydrolase, which translates to MSIVLFLPPRYQSLIALLFFFLVASIFIYQPNAKAQSRFGLWVEAEGQTQAFKDSHAFVEFSEFVEAVPLTDLYCQVYRRGRSWFPSMLADDLPYRESLSEGVEPLRAAIDFAHSKGKKVHAWVNVLRVKDRRNAPIFKIIGKEAALVDSFGSSLFDYDLKGLPPANSGSAYGLDTPGIWLDPTSERVRQYVAELILELVRAYPDLDGIHLDMIRFPFAVNSGNNPQGSRFLEFGYSQDSIRSFFDVLSGMGGYPREFFAKRPSGREWEYWRAAHVTQLVREIKSLLASVAPHMELSVAALADSERAKKRALQDWPQWLERKLVDKVVLMAYTTDASLVEQQTLFATKLSEPSRVMIGLGAWLMLRDQELLIRQVRKVRATKAGGVVLFSYSNLASKVGRLLTAKVAEVVSEGQ; encoded by the coding sequence ATGAGCATAGTATTATTTTTACCGCCTAGATACCAGAGCCTAATTGCTTTACTTTTCTTTTTTTTGGTAGCGTCTATTTTTATCTATCAGCCAAATGCCAAAGCGCAGTCGCGTTTTGGACTATGGGTTGAAGCCGAAGGGCAAACTCAAGCGTTTAAGGATTCCCATGCTTTTGTCGAGTTTAGTGAATTTGTAGAGGCCGTGCCCCTAACGGATTTATACTGTCAGGTCTATCGCAGAGGTAGATCTTGGTTCCCGTCTATGCTAGCCGACGATTTGCCCTACAGGGAATCTCTCAGTGAGGGCGTAGAGCCACTAAGGGCTGCTATAGATTTCGCACACAGCAAGGGCAAAAAAGTTCATGCGTGGGTAAATGTGCTCAGAGTTAAAGATCGTCGCAATGCGCCAATCTTTAAAATAATTGGGAAAGAGGCCGCATTGGTTGACAGTTTTGGGAGCTCTCTTTTTGATTATGATCTAAAAGGCTTGCCACCAGCTAATAGCGGTTCTGCTTATGGGCTGGACACTCCTGGTATATGGCTAGACCCCACATCGGAGCGCGTCCGACAATATGTTGCTGAGCTCATTTTAGAACTCGTTCGTGCTTATCCAGATCTAGATGGTATCCACCTCGATATGATTCGTTTTCCCTTTGCCGTAAACTCCGGAAATAATCCACAGGGATCGAGATTTCTAGAGTTTGGATATTCGCAGGATAGCATTAGAAGCTTTTTTGATGTTCTTAGCGGTATGGGCGGATATCCGCGTGAATTTTTCGCCAAACGGCCGAGTGGGCGCGAATGGGAGTACTGGCGAGCTGCTCATGTTACGCAGTTGGTGAGAGAGATAAAGAGCCTTCTTGCAAGTGTTGCGCCCCACATGGAACTGTCCGTTGCCGCTCTAGCGGACTCCGAACGCGCTAAAAAGCGCGCACTGCAAGATTGGCCACAGTGGCTTGAGCGCAAACTTGTGGATAAGGTAGTGCTTATGGCCTATACTACGGATGCATCGCTAGTTGAGCAGCAAACCCTTTTTGCGACCAAATTGTCGGAGCCGAGTCGTGTGATGATTGGTTTGGGCGCTTGGTTGATGCTAAGAGATCAGGAGTTATTGATAAGGCAGGTTCGCAAGGTAAGAGCGACAAAAGCGGGCGGAGTCGTTCTCTTTTCCTACTCCAATTTGGCTTCCAAAGTGGGGCGACTATTGACGGCAAAAGTTGCCGAAGTAGTTAGTGAAGGGCAGTAA
- a CDS encoding threonine--tRNA ligase, whose product MEERPERLDKEGEQLYKVRHSLAHVLAQAVLQIRPNAKLAFGPPVENGFYYDFDLDEPISSEDLPEIERRMREIIKERQGFEAFSLPVQEAIRHLETKGERYKAEYAEELCNQGETEIGFYKNAGFEDMCRGPHVRDTGELLSVGFSIDSLAGAYWRGDEKRKQLTRIYGLAFKDKKQLSEYQELRRLAKERDHRKLGSEQELFVIREEVGPGLVMWLPNGAVICEEIEKFAKEVEFKAGYKRVVTPHITKASLYYTSGHLPYYQDSMFPPMRREGEEDYYLKPMNCPHHHMIYSSRPRSYRELPLRLAEYGTVYRYEDSGALSGLLRVRMLSMNDAHIYCRPEQLQEEFRAVLDMHVFYYKKFRLSDYWMRLSLHDPEKGEKFVSDPEAWTYSESVIRNVLDEMGVHYDEAKGEAAFYGPKVDFQVKNVIGREETASTNQLDFAMPARFNLTFIAEDGKEHRPYIIHRAPLGTNERFIAFLIEHFGGAFPSWLAPLQVKIIPVSEKFLDYAHKLQAELLNSMLRAEIDTSAETLNKKIRNNVVKKIPNLLIVGAREEENEEVTWRRHAVKDQRTLKFREFLAILKGAVEQRKMDNFADELLDS is encoded by the coding sequence GTGGAAGAACGACCGGAACGATTAGATAAGGAAGGCGAGCAGCTATACAAAGTGCGCCATTCACTGGCGCACGTGCTGGCTCAGGCGGTGTTGCAGATAAGGCCGAATGCGAAATTGGCCTTTGGGCCACCGGTAGAAAATGGCTTTTATTACGACTTTGATCTCGATGAGCCAATTTCGTCTGAGGATTTGCCTGAAATTGAAAGGCGCATGCGTGAAATCATTAAGGAGCGCCAAGGATTTGAGGCCTTTTCATTGCCGGTGCAAGAGGCGATTCGCCATTTAGAGACTAAGGGCGAGAGGTATAAGGCGGAGTATGCTGAGGAGCTTTGTAATCAGGGAGAAACGGAAATCGGTTTCTACAAGAACGCTGGCTTTGAGGATATGTGTAGAGGGCCACACGTAAGGGATACTGGGGAGCTCTTATCGGTGGGCTTTTCTATCGATAGTCTTGCCGGGGCGTACTGGCGAGGAGATGAAAAGCGCAAGCAACTTACGCGCATCTACGGCTTGGCGTTTAAGGATAAGAAGCAACTTTCTGAATATCAGGAACTTAGGCGTTTAGCCAAGGAGCGCGACCATAGGAAGCTCGGATCGGAACAGGAACTATTTGTCATTCGCGAAGAAGTTGGTCCAGGGCTCGTGATGTGGCTTCCCAATGGTGCGGTGATTTGTGAGGAGATCGAAAAATTTGCCAAGGAGGTAGAATTTAAAGCTGGATACAAGAGAGTGGTGACGCCTCACATTACCAAAGCATCTTTGTACTATACTTCTGGGCACCTTCCTTATTATCAAGATAGCATGTTTCCACCGATGCGGCGCGAAGGCGAGGAGGATTATTATTTAAAGCCGATGAATTGTCCTCATCACCACATGATCTATAGCTCGCGGCCTAGGAGCTATCGCGAGTTGCCGTTGCGTTTAGCCGAGTATGGGACCGTTTACCGCTACGAAGATTCTGGGGCGCTAAGCGGCTTGCTTCGCGTTAGAATGTTAAGCATGAACGATGCACACATCTATTGTAGGCCGGAACAATTGCAGGAGGAGTTTCGAGCGGTTCTCGATATGCATGTGTTTTATTACAAAAAATTTCGCCTAAGCGATTATTGGATGAGGTTGTCGCTGCACGATCCAGAGAAGGGCGAGAAGTTTGTTTCGGACCCGGAGGCTTGGACTTATTCGGAATCGGTTATCCGCAATGTGTTGGATGAGATGGGTGTTCATTACGATGAAGCTAAAGGCGAGGCGGCTTTTTATGGCCCTAAGGTAGATTTCCAAGTTAAAAATGTAATTGGCCGGGAGGAGACGGCCTCGACCAATCAGCTCGATTTTGCCATGCCGGCCCGCTTTAATCTCACGTTTATCGCCGAAGATGGCAAGGAGCATAGGCCGTATATCATCCACCGCGCGCCGTTAGGCACTAATGAGAGGTTTATTGCGTTTCTAATTGAGCATTTTGGCGGAGCTTTTCCGTCTTGGCTTGCGCCGTTGCAGGTAAAAATTATTCCGGTGTCGGAGAAGTTTTTGGATTATGCTCATAAACTGCAAGCTGAATTGCTAAATTCGATGCTTCGCGCGGAAATCGATACTAGTGCTGAGACTTTAAACAAGAAGATTCGAAATAACGTAGTGAAAAAGATTCCTAACTTGCTAATAGTTGGTGCTAGAGAGGAGGAGAACGAGGAAGTGACGTGGCGGCGACATGCTGTTAAAGATCAGCGGACTTTGAAGTTTAGAGAGTTTTTGGCCATTCTAAAAGGCGCCGTCGAGCAGCGCAAAATGGATAATTTTGCGGATGAGTTGCTTGATAGTTAA
- a CDS encoding thiolase family protein, giving the protein MQVSCKDVFICAPRRTAIGSFGGAFQGVPAPQLGASVISSILSQTGLEGDAIDEVILGSVLTAGQGQAPARQACIGGGLPPKVQAMTINKVCSSGLKACMLADAQVRFGLSEAVIAGGMENMSRAPYLLPALRNGARLGSAVAEDSLIKDGLWDVYNDYHMGMAAELCGRQHCISREQQDSYALRSYDLALEAIGQGFFVDEIVPVKVDVGRKESIVLIDEEPAKLKRDKVTSLNPAFEKDGSVTAANASSISDGAAAMLVCSECFVKEHGLEPVARIVAQGFWGQAPELFTTAPVGAIKDVLKKAHKRIEDVDLFEINEAFSVVTLACSSLLNIAVEKLNVSGGAVALGHPIGASGARILVTLIHALRRLHLKCGVAAICNGGGEATAVLVERL; this is encoded by the coding sequence ATGCAAGTGTCGTGTAAGGATGTTTTTATTTGTGCGCCGCGCAGAACGGCAATTGGCAGTTTTGGCGGAGCGTTTCAGGGAGTGCCAGCGCCACAACTCGGCGCAAGTGTAATATCGTCTATACTCTCACAAACGGGACTTGAAGGTGACGCAATAGATGAGGTCATTCTTGGTTCTGTGTTGACTGCGGGGCAGGGGCAAGCGCCTGCAAGGCAAGCGTGCATTGGCGGAGGACTTCCGCCAAAAGTGCAGGCGATGACTATAAACAAGGTCTGTAGCTCGGGGCTTAAGGCCTGTATGTTGGCAGATGCACAGGTTAGGTTTGGGCTATCGGAGGCTGTCATTGCTGGAGGCATGGAAAATATGTCGAGGGCTCCTTACCTTCTCCCGGCATTAAGAAACGGTGCTAGATTGGGGAGCGCTGTAGCCGAGGATAGTCTGATTAAAGATGGCTTATGGGATGTCTACAATGACTATCACATGGGCATGGCGGCTGAACTTTGTGGTAGGCAGCATTGCATTAGTCGCGAGCAGCAGGATTCTTACGCGCTTCGCAGTTACGATCTTGCGCTTGAAGCTATAGGCCAAGGTTTTTTTGTAGACGAAATTGTTCCAGTTAAGGTCGATGTTGGAAGAAAGGAGTCAATAGTTTTAATTGACGAAGAACCTGCTAAGCTAAAAAGAGATAAGGTTACTTCCTTAAATCCAGCGTTTGAAAAGGATGGCAGCGTAACGGCTGCCAATGCTTCGTCTATTAGCGATGGCGCTGCTGCTATGTTAGTGTGCTCTGAGTGTTTTGTGAAAGAGCATGGCTTGGAGCCAGTAGCGAGAATAGTAGCGCAGGGCTTCTGGGGGCAAGCACCTGAGCTATTTACCACTGCTCCGGTCGGCGCCATTAAGGATGTGCTCAAGAAGGCTCACAAAAGAATTGAAGATGTAGACTTGTTCGAGATAAACGAGGCATTTAGCGTTGTAACTCTAGCTTGTAGCAGCTTGTTGAACATAGCTGTCGAAAAGTTAAATGTCAGTGGTGGAGCGGTTGCGCTGGGGCATCCCATTGGTGCCTCTGGAGCGCGAATACTGGTTACGCTTATCCATGCGTTAAGGCGATTACATCTTAAATGCGGAGTGGCGGCCATTTGCAACGGAGGCGGCGAGGCCACTGCGGTATTAGTAGAGCGATTGTAA
- the nadE gene encoding NAD(+) synthase, with the protein MIAKIDLLASFLEAKLRDFADVAVVGVSGGVDSAVVAAICTEALGQENVYLVSMPYDEIDRQTFNMLSAELAEKLRAHHLVIPIDEPTDAIVHKIEMGFERELLTKHELHQLTKGNIRARARMNVLYSIAGELITRFDERENCESTVISLKGKSSKRRVRVIGTSNASEELIGYDTKGGDALADLFIIGDLFKSEVYQLAQYYEVLPSIVAAPPSAGLYPGQTDHRELGYSYEELEPALCALYRVIDRGVKDEDINVALMEFAEVDSKVANFVIDRFRANAHKHRAAAVVKVRNTSLVKDIWLTS; encoded by the coding sequence ATGATAGCAAAAATTGATTTACTGGCTTCTTTTTTGGAGGCAAAACTGCGGGATTTTGCGGATGTTGCGGTTGTCGGCGTCAGTGGTGGAGTGGATTCAGCGGTAGTTGCTGCGATTTGCACTGAAGCTCTCGGCCAAGAAAACGTGTATCTGGTTTCTATGCCTTATGACGAAATTGATCGTCAGACGTTTAATATGCTCAGCGCTGAACTTGCTGAAAAGCTCAGGGCTCATCACTTAGTAATTCCCATAGACGAGCCTACTGATGCAATCGTTCATAAGATTGAGATGGGTTTTGAGAGGGAGCTTCTGACAAAACACGAACTCCATCAGCTCACTAAGGGCAATATTCGAGCTAGAGCGAGGATGAATGTGCTCTATTCTATAGCTGGAGAGTTAATCACTCGTTTTGATGAAAGGGAAAACTGTGAATCCACGGTAATTTCACTCAAGGGCAAAAGCTCCAAGAGGCGGGTGCGGGTAATTGGGACTAGCAATGCGTCGGAAGAATTGATTGGCTATGATACTAAAGGTGGAGATGCCTTGGCGGACTTGTTTATTATTGGAGATCTGTTTAAGTCCGAAGTGTACCAACTGGCTCAGTATTATGAGGTGCTACCGTCGATTGTGGCGGCTCCGCCGTCAGCTGGATTGTATCCTGGCCAAACGGATCATAGGGAGCTCGGTTATTCCTACGAGGAGCTAGAGCCGGCATTGTGCGCGCTTTATCGCGTTATAGATCGCGGAGTTAAGGACGAGGACATTAACGTAGCTCTTATGGAATTTGCCGAAGTGGATAGCAAGGTGGCAAATTTCGTCATTGACCGCTTCAGGGCTAATGCTCATAAACATAGAGCAGCCGCTGTGGTAAAGGTCAGAAATACGTCTTTGGTAAAGGATATTTGGTTAACGTCCTAG